In Haliotis asinina isolate JCU_RB_2024 chromosome 15, JCU_Hal_asi_v2, whole genome shotgun sequence, the sequence TAAGCACTTGTTGGGAGCTATACACTAAAGTGTGGCGGGAGACACGTGGGATGGTATTTAACAAATCAGTTCATAAATAGAGGAACATAAATGAAGTGACAACGAACGTAGGCTTGATGTGCATGCAGCAATAAGTAGATAGTTGCACACATAGTGCTACTGAATGGTAAGTAAATATCTATGATATAGTGGGACTCGAACATGGACTCTGGATGGATTTGGTCATGATAACGGAAATGGGTTTCTTTTCACACTTCGATGCAATATAATGGTTTTGTATTCACATAATTTCTAGCAGGGGATTCAAGTGATCATGCATGTTCTGATAATCAGTAATGTATGGAAAACGGTAAGAAAAGCAACTAGCGAATACTGTTCCGGAGAAGTCATATTTCGCCCATGACAAAGGAGCGCATGGCTTCTGGGGCTGCGGAATCGAAGCCCACAACGTCCATCATCCCAGGATCATCCGGGTCGGCGATTGTGAACTCATTGCTGGACATTCCACAAACGATCAGACGAGCATCCCACAATCCACTCCACTTCCTGTACTGGCGAAGAGCTTCAGAAGGGTGAATTTTTCCGAACCAAGTCTCACAATCCgtgtacacaacaaacacatcaaacattttcttcttctcctttGCCCACACCATCGGCAGCGCGCAGTCAGTACCTCCGAATGGCATGTTACTTATTCTGCCTGTCACTGTGTCCAAATCATCTGTGTGTCCGATGTCAAGGGGGGTTAACTTATCACAGAAGGCGACAACAGTGGAATTATCTGGGTTTTCAGTCCGCTTCGTGACCATCATCATGGCTGCTGCAGCATCCCTACACGTGACTGACGGTGTCCCCATCACAGGACAACCCATGGAACCACTCACGTCCACTGCTAGAAGGTAACGCTTGTTTGTTGGTAACACAAATTTGAAGGACAGATAGAATGCATCATCCAGGGCTTTCTTGATTCGTTTAGTTGGAATCCACGTCAGTTTGCCCTTCTCTCCACGGCCTGCTGAGTAGGTCTTCAGAGCCACTAACACGTTGAACGGGTGAATCCTGGCTTGTTTCAGGGAGTCTCGGTCTGTCACTTTCTGAACCACCAGATCTTCCTCAGAACAACCGTCTCGTAGCACACCGATGGAAGTCATCTTACCAAGGTTCCTTATCATCGCTGTCATTGGCATTTTCTGAAGCAGCTCTTTCCAAACAGAAACCGACGACAGCAGTGATGTGGGGATGTGCTCCCGAACTAGTCCATGTTGTCGAATCAGCTCCACCATCTTGTCTTCCTCAGTACATGATTTGGCCTCGTCCACAACACTAAGGAACTTCAGGACCTTCCTCACGTCTTCAGATTCGGGTTCACCTTTGTCATACATTTGTTTAGCATCTGAAAGTCCTCTGACGGCGTACCTCAGAACGACACCGACGGCATCGTTGACGGGTTTGGTGTGGGACAGTCGCAAAACGTCCCGGTGAGACCAGCTGTTTCTCTGTCGATATTTAGTGACATGCATGGCGAGCTTGACAGGGTCATCACTGAACCTGTTGTACCAAGCTGATATGGCGTTCCTGTGTGCCCGTCCCCATCCTGTGGTCTTCCCCTGTTTCTCACACCGTTCAATAAACTCGAATAGGAAAGTGGGAATTCGGCATATGTCACATACAGCTTTGTAGGCTTCCTGTTTGGTGGTTAAATCGCTGCTTCTGCAACAGACAGCAAGAGCCAGTAGGATGGATGTCTGTTTGGCGGTGCGTCCCTCCAGACTGAACTGTTTGATGGTTTTGACCACGTCCGTCCCTTTTCCTTCACTGATGAGATTCAGAATACATCCCACATTCTGCTGTGTCAATGCCTTCTCTGAGGTGTAGTAGGTGCCTCCTTCGGAACCCAGACATAGGAAGCGTTTGAGGCGGCTGAAGTCGTCAACCTTCCATCCGAATCCCCCTGCGTTGTTTCTCACCTGGTTGGCAGATATAGGAGCGCTCTGGGGTACAGTGTCAGGGGGAAACACCACCAGGTTGCTATGGAAATCCATGGTAGTGTTGGGTGTTTACTCGCGTCTAAGTAGCTCACCTGTAATTAATGAACAGAATATAATTTATCCAGAATAATTAAAGCGCTTCAAATTGGACACAGCCATAAATAGAATCCTCATCTTTGGGGACTTTGATAACAACATCGTAACCCAAGTGGATGgataaatatatattgttgGTATCACTTGAATCGAATTTGAATTATGTTAAAGTCATATTGAACgggtatttttttaaaaggtcTATGCGACACGTGGTAAACAATGATGCTGTATGATGTTTATTTGTATTCCCGACAACGATTTTTCATTTCCTCAAAAAGAGAATACAGAGCTCGGCACATAAGCGCACGCGCACACGTAcgaacgcacacacacacacacacacataaaaacaACCTGACTACAACTATAACGACTTCCCATATTATCCTTCAACCAttttaataatgataaaattTTGACGTACTAATATCtagaatatgtgtatttttcatAAAAAGACACAACATTCGTGTTCTAGTACACTATGTCCATAAGTACGTAAAAAGGTAAAACACAACTCTATACACCTCAACGATGAAAAGATATACTTGCTCGTTTGCCGGCATAAGACATACCTATAGACAGTGACCAGTTTTTCTGCATACAGCGCTGAAGATAACGAGGTTTGGCCGGACCAGGCGTGTGACAACCAGTGGTCTGTGATGCTGACCCCGCTCTGAAATGTCTGAGAGACGAATGTACTTTTATACCGACCGTTTTGATCATATTGTGCAATCATGTTGGGCTTTCCGTCCACTTCGTCAGCTGGTATTGTTAGGTTGCGGTTAATCGCAACACCACGGTTCGTCGCCATACACAGCCAACTTACTGCGCGTATTGTGATGGCGGATTTTACTACACCCTCTATGCATCAATAAAACACCTTCTTCGaaacaatttgttttatcacagactgatttctgtttgtgtgtttaacGTTTGTTGTATATTTCTGGATAATGATCTTGAAATGTTTACTTCCGTGTCCTACGTACCTAGAACTATTTGTAGAAGGATTCAATATAAGTCACTAAAATCATAATTATTCCTTATATTTTCTACTAAATGTCTATGAAAATAAATCAGCACATTGGTTTTGTAATGTGGCCCttgtttttattattgtttttgaCCTGGTgagtaaaatgtgaaaaaaaataaattgattattgatatgttgtagaGAATATAGCATAGAGTTAAGCTagtattttgaaattgttgCGTTGCGCTAGAAAAGCCGAAAGCCATTTCCGCATCCAAATCTCTACTAAATGCAGCGTCGATTATACAGATATGACGAAATCACGAGTATATATTTGTCCACCGTTTGAAATTTTAAGCGATGCCTACTCgcattgtataaaatcacaTATTGACTTGGCGGTTAACCGCAAAACAAAACCCCAACTTCCACCCTCCAACACAGAGTTTTTAAAACAGTATTTGTGTATACTTCGTATTTAAACAACATAAGTGTACATATTAACAATTAAATAAAGTATTTGAAGTAGTTGTGGCTAGTTTGTCTTCACTCTATAATATTCTGTGTAGCCAGCATATTTCGATTTCAGTCAATGACGTCACATTATACTCATTCAATAAATTAAAACATCAGTCGGCAATTTCGCAACTGTTTATGCTTTCGGACGATCTGACTACGTTACCTCGTATCGCTTATGTGGCCATTTTGCCTGTGCCCTATTATATTCTGTCAGGTCAGCATATTGTGAATTCAGTCggtgacgtcacaatgtatAGCAACAGTGTGAAAAGTACTAATTTTAGTAATCAGTCAGAAATTTCACAACTGTTTGAGTTTCACAACTATGTTTCCTTGTAGAACTGCCGAGGTTAACCACGACACGCGCACCGTTGTTGGTTACCTGTATATAAGGCGAGGCGACAGGTGGGCAATAACGTTACAGGGCTGGCGACTTTGACCACTTGCTTGGTCCGGCCAGCCTTGTTATCAGAAGCCTGCTTTTCATGTTCTGATACATGCTTCTTGTTCAGCAACATGACGggagaaaatcaaaggtaattATTGTTTTGTCACGTCATAGAGATATACCGTAAATATTCATAGTTTAAACTTTCGTTAACACGATTTCatgtatgtttattttttgttgccATTATATACATGCGGACATGATTTATGACAAAATGGGTAGCTAGTACTCATACTTTTTATCATCGTTCATAGATGTAGAAATAACTGTGGTATGTATAAACACTATATCTGTATTGTCCGAGTAGATGTTAATACGGGTAAAGGATATAAGGCAATGGGAAAGTCTCATGATAAAACGGTTACCCTCCAGATGatgtaaactgttttagaggcattttagaagttgctgagctaaAGGTGTACGCTACTTCAAGGCACATCATCTGGAGATgaaggaacaaattttatggatgatcaacttctttaatttcgcaatggcgacgtttcggtatggagtCTTATACCGCTTTCATGCttgaatccataccgaaacgtcgccattgtgaaagtaaagaagttgatcatccataaaatttgctCCTTCATCTCCAGATGATGTGCCTTGAAGTAGCGTACACCATTCATTGTTGCACTGAATACCATCTGAATAATGGATTAAAAAATCTTACACGCGCAGTGTCTAACAAGGCATTTTATTGAGGTAACTGACCGTCGTGATATCGGTggagaaaatgtgaaaatgaaacagttgttaGGTACCCTCACACGGTACTTCCGATATATCAAATAACTGTCCTCACTCATTGCCTTTTCCAGATGGCGGCTGCGCTATTCTACTACTGGCGAGACTCGGATACGATTCACGTCAAAGATTCAAGATAACGTCAGCTGCACCAAACACCGACTTCGTCACCGACACACGACAATAAACTACGACTACGAAATAAGCAAGGAACCATATACAACCATGATAGTCAAGGCCAAGTGATCTTAGCAACAGAAATACAGATTCACTGATCATTGGTCAGAAGCCATAGGTCACAAGTCACGGTTGAGAGGCCATCGGTCACAAGTCACAGATAAAGACTAGCTGACCTGAGTGACTTCGTCTTTCGAAAGAATAAGTTACATTGAATGATGGATCATTTGTATCAGATAAACGATTTCAAATTGCCTTTAAGGCAAACAAGTAATCAgcaaaatacttttaaaaagtATGTTCATTTTCTAGTCAagtatggatacaatgtgtgaagcccatttcagatgCTCCCctgtcctgatattgctggaacaattTCAAAATCGACTTGAAACCAAATTCaccctcattcactcactgcaaCTAATGTCCAGTAGTGTATATGCGTAATCTGTATGAATATGCTTGTATATATTATTGCTTTTCATATTGTTCTTAGAATCGTTTCATGCATGGCAGTTTGCAGGTGCTATGTGGCATACTACCATTCATGAACCCGATACATACTGCTATATGACATTATCCTTCACTCAGTAACACACAGATTAAATGTATCTGGCCCAGTCACACAAGTCGATGTTCTAACTGTATCCCCAATGCATTAGGCTAAATaaagaaagtgaaatgtttctcgagcATCGGCGCTTCACTTTtctttgtgcgcgtaacaatttttcATTGCCACTTTAAAGAattaattttgactttgccgcgtcccgatcatccatttgtccactgtaAGAATCAGTGTCtataagaacgagtgtgactgaatctacaactcattaacacatgctaaactttTCCAGCTGTAATTTTCTGAGAgtaaaaaaatagaagtgtgttcctccctcgtcactctgtttgtatctaaatataaaaaaaccccaaagtcctaccgcccttgTCACTTTAGAAAAGAATgtacccgagaaacatttaattatttttacccAGCCTTATCCCCGTGATCTGATTTTGTTACTAAATGACAGAAGCCCCCGTAAAATACCATCGTGATATTGAATATTCCAATATTCTCCTTTTGCCTCGTCCCTTTGTGTAAATAGTTAATAACCTGTGAAATCCTACAATACACGTA encodes:
- the LOC137266025 gene encoding RNA-binding protein RO60-like → MDFHSNLVVFPPDTVPQSAPISANQVRNNAGGFGWKVDDFSRLKRFLCLGSEGGTYYTSEKALTQQNVGCILNLISEGKGTDVVKTIKQFSLEGRTAKQTSILLALAVCCRSSDLTTKQEAYKAVCDICRIPTFLFEFIERCEKQGKTTGWGRAHRNAISAWYNRFSDDPVKLAMHVTKYRQRNSWSHRDVLRLSHTKPVNDAVGVVLRYAVRGLSDAKQMYDKGEPESEDVRKVLKFLSVVDEAKSCTEEDKMVELIRQHGLVREHIPTSLLSSVSVWKELLQKMPMTAMIRNLGKMTSIGVLRDGCSEEDLVVQKVTDRDSLKQARIHPFNVLVALKTYSAGRGEKGKLTWIPTKRIKKALDDAFYLSFKFVLPTNKRYLLAVDVSGSMGCPVMGTPSVTCRDAAAAMMMVTKRTENPDNSTVVAFCDKLTPLDIGHTDDLDTVTGRISNMPFGGTDCALPMVWAKEKKKMFDVFVVYTDCETWFGKIHPSEALRQYRKWSGLWDARLIVCGMSSNEFTIADPDDPGMMDVVGFDSAAPEAMRSFVMGEI